One Setaria italica strain Yugu1 chromosome I, Setaria_italica_v2.0, whole genome shotgun sequence DNA window includes the following coding sequences:
- the LOC101770318 gene encoding uncharacterized protein LOC101770318, which translates to MAASAEGDPSPPPRGWLSGLVSGAGRLLAAVLDPESSASDTTSSSPESSQSPPRRALAAADDGTGMCVASDSYQLNLSGKEIVLKDSGNGSFAVVSEIDPKEAVKQLLMQDTYSRSECDELIKIIQERMVDSDPGVDAPEIVLPIAWHASTQQHPVAYSSSPNTSLLAASGIPDYTPVFDNTVEEEWLKRSSTTTKGLCTKNRDRSQPLQAMKRSYSSTGAAFEESRRVRLKRNDCSTSGKNDKCTVGNDSCSASKLMFQEDIEGAPSSSMGLQPVNSSKNLKRGFNLESSIPRNTRSPATASRSRRSNASRSRRSNNRSTARPWNGPPQPQQNNPAPAGVEPDAGRIRAKRPVGRPRKERRSRKLKKYT; encoded by the exons atggccgcctccgccgagggcgatccctcgccgccgcctcgcgggTGGCTCTCCGGCCtcgtctccggcgccggccgcctcctcgccgccgtcctcgaccCGGAGTCCTCCGCCTCCGACACCACGTCCTCCTCCCCGGAGTCGTCGCAgtcaccgccgcgccgcgccctcgccgcTGCTG ATGACGGTACTGGGATGTGCGTTGCTTCTGACAGTTATCAGTTAAACTTG AGTGGAAAGGAGATCGTTTTGAAAGATTCTGGCAATGGATCCTTTGCAGTTGTCTCAGAAATAGACCCAAAAGAAGCTGTAAAGCAGTTGCTTATGCAGGATACTTACTCACG GTCGGAATGTGATGAATTAATAAAAATTATTCAAGAGCGGATGGTAGATTCAGACCCAGGTGTAGATGCACCTGAAATTGTTCTTCCCATTGCATGGCATGCTAGCACTCAGCAACACCCTGTAGCATACTCTTCAAGTCCAAACACCTCTCTCCTGGCAGCATCGGGTATTCCTGATTATACTCCAGTGTTTGACAATACCGTTGAGGAGGAATGGCTGAAGAGAAGTTCAACTACTACCAAAGGCCTTTGCACCAAGAATCGTGACAGGAGTCAGCCT CTGCAGGCCATGAAACGAAGTTATTCTAGCACAGGAGCTGCTTTTGAAGAGTCTCGAAGAGTCAGGCTAAAGCGAAATGATTGCAGCACTTCAGGAAAGAATGACA AGTGCACCGTGGGCAATGACTCTTGTTCTGCCTCCAAACTGATGTTTCAAGAAGACATTGAGGGTGCACCCAG CTCATCGATGGGCTTGCAACCAGTGAACAGCTCCAAAAATTTGAAGAGGGGATTCAATTTAGAGAGCAGCATTCCAAGGAATACAAGGTCACCTGCGACTGCCAGCAGAAGTCGTCGCTCGAATGCCAGCAGAAGTCGTCGCTCAAACAATCGCAGCACAGCCAGACCATGGAATGGGCCGCCACAGCCACAGCAGAACaatccggcgccggcgggagtgGAGCCCGACGCGGGCCGCattcgggcgaagaggccggtCGGAAGGCCGAGGAAAGAGCGGAG GTCTCGAAAGCTGAAGAAATACACGTAG